Proteins co-encoded in one Pseudorhizobium banfieldiae genomic window:
- the thiM gene encoding hydroxyethylthiazole kinase — translation MTEFPSSCGTLLEALRAKNPLVQCITNDVSMNIAANVLLAAGASPAMVSAEEEAAEFARVAAAVTINIGTLWAADVPGMKGAAGAAKETGKPWVLDPVAHYATSFRRQVVGELLELQPTIVRGNASEIMALAGLESRGQGVDSRDSSLAAETAAVDLARRFACVFAVTGEIDLVTDGRRRVWIEGGSTLMPKVTALGCALTCLTGAFAAVAPGRPLEATVAAMTLFAVCGEDASHRAEGPGSFPPLFLDALAAIGPQRLESEARIRAE, via the coding sequence TTGACCGAATTTCCTTCCAGTTGCGGAACATTGCTGGAGGCGCTGCGCGCAAAAAATCCTCTCGTCCAGTGCATCACCAATGATGTCTCGATGAACATTGCCGCGAACGTCCTTCTCGCTGCCGGCGCGTCTCCGGCCATGGTCAGCGCCGAGGAGGAGGCTGCCGAGTTTGCCCGCGTTGCAGCGGCCGTCACGATCAATATCGGCACATTGTGGGCGGCTGACGTCCCAGGCATGAAAGGTGCCGCCGGCGCGGCAAAGGAGACAGGCAAGCCCTGGGTCCTCGATCCCGTGGCCCACTATGCCACGAGCTTTCGTCGCCAAGTTGTAGGCGAACTCCTTGAGCTCCAGCCGACCATCGTCCGGGGAAATGCTTCGGAAATCATGGCACTCGCTGGCCTTGAGAGCAGGGGACAAGGCGTCGACAGCCGTGACAGCAGCCTGGCGGCAGAAACGGCGGCCGTGGATCTTGCCCGACGCTTCGCCTGCGTCTTTGCCGTCACCGGCGAGATCGATCTCGTCACGGATGGACGTCGCCGCGTTTGGATCGAGGGAGGCTCCACGCTCATGCCGAAGGTTACCGCGCTGGGCTGCGCATTGACCTGCCTTACCGGAGCCTTCGCCGCCGTCGCGCCGGGCCGGCCGCTGGAGGCGACCGTCGCCGCCATGACGTTGTTCGCCGTTTGTGGTGAGGATGCCAGCCACCGGGCCGAGGGCCCTGGCTCTTTCCCGCCCCTGTTCCTCGATGCGCTGGCGGCGATCGGCCCGCAGAGGCTGGAATCGGAAGCAAGGATACGAGCGGAATGA
- a CDS encoding FdhF/YdeP family oxidoreductase, whose protein sequence is MSKNETVHYDGPAGGWGSVRGIARIFAKELNSPAVADTLRRQNKPGGFMCVSCAWTKPADHHPLEFCENGAKATLWELTTRRCTPDFFAKHTVTELRGWKDHDLEQEGRLTHPMRYDRNSDHYVPCSWEEAFSAIGQELKALDPKSVVFYTSGRASLETSYLYALFARLYGNNNLPDSSNMCHETTSVGLKKVIGASVGTAVFQDFSTCDAIFFFGQNTGSNSPRFLHPLQEAVKRGCKIVTFNPVREKGLETMINPQSPTEMLTGKETQISCQYHQVKTGGDIAAIMGMCKHVFAKEDEARQQGRKVIDRDFVEQHTNSFDAFEEKVRATSWEEIERESGLDRAALEAAGQVYVDAEKVIGIYGMGLTQQVGGFESIAMLVNMLLLKGNIGRDGTGISPVRGHSNVQGQRTVGISEKPKLVPLDKLSSMFGFDPPKEKGVNTVEACEGILDGSIRGFVSLGGNFVRAIPDHDVMETAWTKMRLTVQIATKLNRSHLINGEVAYLLPCLGRSEEDMQEGGPQTVSMEDSLSCIHGSVGKHKPASEHLLSELAIVAGMAKATLPPNPKVKWDEWTGDYGKVRDLIEETYPDKFHDFNKRLFTPGGFYRGNSARERIWKTKSGKAEFTVPEALSAAGFEDREGRYRLMTLRSNDQFNTTIYGYSDRLRGIEGTRDVLLINPKEMEKLGLQEGQVVELQTDVDDGQERKVGGLKVLPFQLPDGCVAGYYPELNPLIPLSHHEKFSQTPAAKAVPVRILP, encoded by the coding sequence ATGTCGAAGAACGAGACCGTACACTATGATGGCCCGGCTGGAGGCTGGGGTTCGGTGCGAGGGATCGCGCGCATCTTCGCCAAGGAGCTGAACTCGCCGGCGGTTGCCGATACGCTGCGTCGCCAGAACAAACCAGGAGGCTTCATGTGCGTCTCCTGCGCCTGGACGAAGCCGGCCGATCATCATCCGCTCGAGTTTTGCGAGAATGGTGCGAAGGCCACCCTGTGGGAGCTGACGACGCGCCGTTGCACCCCGGATTTCTTCGCCAAGCATACGGTCACCGAACTGCGCGGCTGGAAGGATCACGACCTCGAACAGGAAGGGCGCCTAACGCATCCGATGCGCTATGACCGCAATAGCGACCACTATGTCCCCTGTTCGTGGGAAGAAGCCTTTTCGGCGATCGGCCAGGAGCTGAAGGCGCTCGATCCCAAATCGGTGGTCTTCTACACATCCGGTCGGGCAAGTCTGGAGACTTCTTATCTCTACGCGCTCTTTGCCCGGCTTTACGGCAACAACAATCTGCCGGACAGCTCCAACATGTGCCACGAGACAACCTCCGTCGGCCTTAAGAAGGTCATCGGCGCGTCTGTCGGCACGGCTGTCTTCCAGGACTTTTCTACCTGCGACGCGATCTTCTTCTTCGGCCAGAACACCGGCTCCAACAGCCCGCGCTTTCTCCATCCCCTGCAGGAGGCGGTCAAGCGCGGCTGCAAGATCGTCACCTTCAATCCGGTCCGCGAAAAAGGGCTGGAGACGATGATCAATCCGCAGAGCCCGACGGAGATGCTGACCGGCAAGGAAACGCAGATCTCCTGCCAGTATCACCAGGTCAAGACAGGCGGCGACATCGCGGCAATCATGGGCATGTGCAAGCATGTCTTTGCCAAGGAGGATGAGGCCAGGCAGCAGGGCCGTAAGGTGATCGATCGCGATTTCGTCGAGCAGCACACCAACAGTTTCGACGCGTTTGAAGAGAAGGTTCGCGCCACCAGCTGGGAAGAGATCGAGCGGGAGTCCGGGCTTGATCGGGCAGCCCTGGAGGCCGCCGGACAGGTTTACGTGGATGCGGAGAAGGTGATCGGCATCTACGGGATGGGGCTGACGCAACAGGTCGGCGGCTTCGAAAGCATCGCCATGCTCGTCAACATGCTCCTACTCAAGGGCAATATAGGTCGAGATGGTACTGGCATCTCCCCCGTCCGCGGTCATTCCAACGTGCAGGGACAGCGCACCGTCGGCATCTCGGAAAAGCCGAAGCTGGTCCCCCTCGACAAGCTGTCGTCCATGTTCGGCTTCGACCCGCCGAAAGAGAAAGGCGTCAATACGGTCGAGGCCTGCGAGGGGATCCTGGATGGCAGCATTCGCGGTTTCGTCAGTCTCGGCGGAAACTTCGTACGAGCGATCCCCGATCACGATGTCATGGAAACAGCCTGGACGAAGATGCGCCTGACGGTGCAGATCGCCACCAAGCTCAACCGCAGCCACCTGATCAACGGCGAAGTGGCCTACCTCCTTCCCTGCCTCGGACGCAGCGAGGAGGACATGCAGGAGGGCGGACCACAGACAGTTTCAATGGAAGACAGCCTGAGCTGCATCCACGGCTCCGTCGGCAAGCACAAGCCCGCCAGCGAGCACCTGTTGTCGGAGCTCGCAATCGTCGCCGGCATGGCGAAAGCCACGCTTCCGCCCAACCCGAAGGTAAAGTGGGACGAATGGACGGGCGACTATGGCAAGGTCCGCGACCTGATTGAGGAGACTTATCCGGACAAGTTCCACGACTTCAACAAGCGCCTGTTCACGCCGGGCGGCTTCTATCGCGGCAATAGCGCACGCGAAAGGATCTGGAAGACGAAGAGCGGCAAAGCGGAATTCACCGTGCCCGAAGCCCTTTCGGCTGCGGGCTTCGAAGATCGCGAAGGGCGCTATCGCCTCATGACGCTGCGCAGCAACGACCAGTTCAACACGACGATCTACGGCTACAGCGATCGTCTGAGGGGGATCGAAGGGACACGCGATGTCCTCCTGATCAATCCGAAGGAGATGGAAAAGCTCGGTCTTCAGGAGGGTCAGGTCGTCGAATTGCAAACCGATGTCGACGATGGCCAGGAACGCAAGGTGGGCGGGCTGAAGGTGCTGCCCTTCCAGCTGCCGGACGGCTGCGTTGCCGGCTACTATCCCGAACTCAACCCGCTGATCCCGCTTTCGCATCACGAGAAGTTTTCGCAGACACCGGCGGCGAAGGCTGTGCCTGTTCGAATCCTGCCGTGA
- a CDS encoding glycoside hydrolase family 13 protein, giving the protein MKELVNKPKSLSIIERKWWHAATVYQIYPRSFCDSNGDGIGDLPGIIGRLDYLQSLGVTVLWLSPIYKSPMDDNGYDISDYQNIADEFGTLADFDKLVAEARQRGIGILLDLVVNHTSDEHPWFVESRSSRESRLRNFYIWRPPSADGGPPSDLTSSFGGSAWTLDPGTGEYYLHLFSKRQPDLNWKNPEVRSEIYRMMNWWLDRGIAGFRMDVIDLIGKEVDAGITADGPHLHDYLQEMNRETFGEWDVLTVGEAWSATPDSALLYSGRDRRELSMVFQFEHVTQSWDETHGKWRPKPVDLVKLKAVLGKWQHALAEDGWNSLFWGNHDLPRAVSRYGDASGYHVESAKMLATVLHLMKGTPFIYQGEEIGMTNVSFTSLDQYKDIETLNIHRLHVEAGLSTEDFIRGANESGRDNARTPMQWSADPHGGFTTGSPWIEVNPNYATLNAASQVSDDRSIWAHYRELVSLRKQHPVIVYGRYQAWLDHHPDVFVYTRALDEEELLVIANFTPRTITIELPDELHRRGRPLISNYSPVEEVGETLGLAPYEAFALLSSRLAP; this is encoded by the coding sequence ATGAAAGAGCTTGTCAACAAGCCAAAGTCCCTCTCGATCATCGAGCGAAAATGGTGGCACGCGGCAACCGTTTACCAGATCTATCCGCGCAGCTTCTGCGACAGCAACGGCGATGGGATTGGCGACCTTCCCGGCATCATCGGTCGGCTGGACTATCTACAGTCCCTTGGCGTCACGGTTTTGTGGCTGTCGCCCATCTACAAGTCGCCGATGGACGACAACGGCTACGACATATCCGATTATCAGAACATCGCTGATGAATTCGGTACCCTCGCTGATTTCGACAAATTGGTCGCCGAGGCGCGCCAGCGCGGCATCGGGATCCTTCTGGATCTGGTGGTCAATCATACCTCCGACGAACACCCATGGTTCGTCGAGTCCCGCAGTTCGCGCGAAAGCCGCCTGCGCAATTTCTATATATGGCGGCCGCCGTCGGCCGATGGCGGGCCTCCCAGTGATCTGACCTCGTCCTTCGGAGGTTCAGCCTGGACGCTCGATCCCGGCACCGGCGAATATTACCTTCACCTGTTTTCGAAGCGGCAGCCGGACCTCAACTGGAAGAACCCGGAGGTCAGATCCGAAATCTACCGCATGATGAACTGGTGGCTTGATCGAGGTATTGCCGGTTTTCGGATGGACGTGATCGACCTGATCGGCAAGGAGGTCGATGCCGGCATCACCGCAGACGGCCCGCACCTCCATGATTACCTGCAGGAAATGAACCGCGAGACATTCGGAGAGTGGGACGTTTTGACAGTCGGCGAGGCCTGGAGCGCGACGCCCGATTCCGCCCTGCTCTACTCAGGGCGGGACCGCAGGGAACTCTCCATGGTCTTCCAGTTCGAACACGTCACCCAGAGTTGGGACGAGACCCACGGCAAGTGGCGACCAAAGCCCGTCGATCTGGTGAAGCTGAAGGCCGTCCTGGGCAAGTGGCAACATGCTTTGGCAGAAGACGGTTGGAACTCCCTGTTCTGGGGCAATCATGACCTGCCGCGCGCCGTGTCACGATATGGGGATGCCTCGGGATATCATGTTGAATCGGCCAAGATGCTGGCGACCGTGCTGCACCTGATGAAGGGCACGCCGTTCATCTATCAGGGGGAAGAGATCGGCATGACGAACGTCTCCTTCACGTCCCTCGACCAATACAAGGACATCGAAACCCTCAACATACACCGTCTGCACGTCGAGGCCGGCCTTTCGACAGAGGACTTCATCCGCGGTGCCAATGAGAGCGGCCGCGACAATGCGCGAACGCCCATGCAGTGGAGCGCCGATCCCCACGGCGGTTTCACGACCGGCTCCCCGTGGATTGAGGTTAATCCCAACTACGCGACGCTGAATGCAGCCAGCCAGGTATCCGACGATCGATCGATCTGGGCGCATTACCGGGAACTCGTTTCGCTTCGCAAGCAGCATCCCGTCATTGTCTATGGTCGCTATCAGGCTTGGCTGGATCACCATCCCGACGTCTTCGTTTACACGCGCGCGCTGGACGAAGAGGAACTGCTGGTGATCGCCAATTTCACCCCACGCACGATTACGATCGAACTTCCGGATGAACTCCATCGGCGCGGTCGCCCCTTGATCAGCAATTACTCCCCGGTGGAGGAGGTCGGGGAGACCCTCGGCCTCGCGCCTTACGAAGCTTTCGCGCTGCTCTCGTCCCGCCTCGCGCCCTAG
- a CDS encoding acetyl-CoA hydrolase/transferase family protein, giving the protein MIADRIRRPALLDKIVSAEEAAALIKDGMIIGMSGFTRAGDAKAVPIAMAARARTEPFKITLITGASLGHDVDRMLTEAKVLARRMPFQADRTLRTAINRGEVMFIDQHLSETVEHLRSNQLGPIDYAIVEAAAITEEGNIVPSTSVGNSASFAVLAKKIIVEINLSQPAELEGLHDIYFPGKRPTRVPIPVVTCDSRVGFPFVPIDPDKIAAIVVTDEKDSASTIEPQDADTSAIASHLIRFFEDEVEKGRLDLTLQPLQAGIGTIANSVLTGLADGPFHHLRMYSEVLQDSTFDLFDAGKLAFASGSSITLSTACAERVFADFHKYKEHLVLRPQEISNHPEVIRRLGVIGINTALELDIYGNVNSTHVNGTHMMNGIGGSGDFARNAFLSIFVTKSLAKDGKLSSIVPMVPHVDHTEHDVDIIVTENGLADLRELAPRERAREILRNCVHPSFRDALMSYFERACARGGHTPHLLEEALSWHIHAQATGTMHKS; this is encoded by the coding sequence ATGATTGCCGACCGTATCCGTCGCCCCGCGCTCCTTGACAAGATCGTTTCGGCGGAGGAGGCGGCAGCCCTGATCAAGGACGGGATGATCATCGGCATGAGCGGGTTCACCCGCGCCGGCGACGCCAAGGCAGTTCCCATCGCCATGGCAGCGCGCGCCCGCACAGAACCCTTCAAGATTACGCTGATCACCGGCGCGTCCCTTGGCCACGATGTCGACCGGATGCTGACTGAGGCAAAGGTGCTTGCCCGCCGCATGCCCTTCCAGGCGGACCGAACCCTGCGCACCGCCATCAACCGCGGCGAAGTGATGTTCATCGATCAGCATCTCTCGGAAACGGTGGAGCACCTGCGCTCCAACCAGCTTGGTCCAATCGATTATGCCATCGTCGAGGCTGCTGCCATCACCGAAGAGGGAAACATCGTTCCTTCGACCTCGGTCGGCAACTCCGCGAGCTTTGCGGTCCTTGCCAAGAAGATCATCGTCGAGATCAATCTCAGCCAGCCAGCCGAACTGGAGGGCCTGCACGACATCTACTTCCCCGGCAAGCGACCAACCCGTGTGCCGATCCCGGTCGTAACCTGCGACAGTCGCGTTGGGTTCCCATTCGTGCCGATTGATCCCGACAAGATCGCCGCGATCGTAGTCACTGACGAAAAGGACAGCGCGTCAACCATAGAGCCGCAGGATGCCGATACCAGCGCGATCGCCTCGCACCTCATTCGTTTCTTCGAGGACGAGGTCGAAAAAGGCAGACTGGACCTGACCCTCCAACCACTGCAGGCAGGAATCGGCACAATCGCCAACTCCGTTCTGACCGGTCTCGCCGATGGCCCGTTTCATCATCTGCGCATGTACAGTGAAGTGCTGCAGGACAGCACTTTCGATCTTTTCGATGCGGGCAAGCTCGCCTTCGCCTCCGGATCCTCCATCACCCTTTCGACTGCCTGCGCGGAGCGGGTCTTTGCCGACTTCCACAAGTACAAGGAGCACCTGGTGCTCCGGCCGCAGGAGATCAGCAACCATCCTGAAGTCATCCGCCGGCTGGGAGTGATCGGCATCAATACGGCGCTGGAGCTCGACATATACGGCAATGTCAACTCGACGCATGTCAACGGCACGCACATGATGAATGGCATCGGCGGATCCGGAGACTTCGCGCGGAATGCCTTCCTGTCGATCTTCGTCACAAAGTCGCTCGCCAAGGACGGTAAGCTGTCGTCGATCGTCCCCATGGTTCCGCATGTCGATCATACCGAGCATGACGTCGACATCATCGTCACGGAGAATGGGCTCGCCGACCTTCGCGAGCTGGCGCCACGGGAGCGGGCAAGGGAAATCCTCCGGAACTGCGTTCACCCCAGTTTCCGGGACGCCCTGATGAGCTATTTCGAACGCGCCTGCGCGCGCGGCGGCCACACGCCACATCTCCTGGAAGAGGCGCTGTCCTGGCACATCCATGCCCAGGCGACGGGGACAATGCACAAGAGCTAG
- the thiE gene encoding thiamine phosphate synthase: MKIFDLSLYVVLDPDLCRSVGMVETARLATEGGATMIQLRDKRADRTSLIETGKALKAALAGYGIALIVNDDVEAALEIGADGVHIGQEDMSAAAARLAIGDQLILGLSVETAQLAHEVDPSIVDYVGVGPVFATGTKPDHKRPIGLEGLGHIISVSPVPAVAIGGLKMEHAASVMAAGAAGLAVVSAVCGTPDPRGAARALMQEIVKARP; the protein is encoded by the coding sequence ATGAAGATTTTTGACCTGTCGCTTTATGTCGTCCTCGATCCCGATCTCTGCCGCTCGGTGGGCATGGTCGAGACTGCGCGCCTTGCCACGGAAGGCGGCGCCACCATGATACAGCTTCGAGACAAGCGCGCCGACCGGACGAGCCTGATCGAGACAGGCAAGGCGCTCAAAGCTGCCCTGGCCGGATACGGAATAGCGCTGATCGTCAATGATGACGTAGAGGCCGCACTCGAGATCGGTGCAGACGGCGTGCATATCGGGCAGGAAGACATGTCGGCAGCTGCGGCGCGGCTTGCCATCGGCGATCAACTGATCCTTGGCCTTTCCGTCGAGACTGCGCAACTAGCGCACGAGGTGGATCCGAGTATCGTCGACTATGTCGGCGTTGGGCCGGTCTTCGCCACCGGGACCAAGCCGGATCACAAGCGACCGATCGGCCTGGAGGGTCTCGGCCATATCATATCCGTCTCACCGGTTCCGGCAGTCGCGATCGGTGGACTGAAGATGGAGCATGCAGCTTCGGTCATGGCCGCTGGAGCCGCCGGCCTTGCGGTCGTCTCCGCCGTCTGCGGCACGCCCGATCCACGCGGTGCCGCCCGTGCCCTGATGCAGGAAATAGTAAAGGCGCGGCCATGA
- a CDS encoding 1-phosphofructokinase family hexose kinase: protein MTSILCVALNPSIDIANEASRILPTKKVRTRNQRQNIGGGGVNVARVLAEMGDTCDLLVMAGGATGEVFLDAVKKLPVNLHTVRIAGSTRIAFMVKDMETGEEFRFVPEGPVVSPAECEEVRRFLETGAWDYVVLSGSVPRGMPKDEYASMVRQLAGRNCRIILDTSGPALKAALDVGGLFLIKPSLDELEGIVGRSLSLEEAVKVCQEFIARGSVQHVAVSLAREGAVLVSAQDHLKLPSFQVKVGSTVGAGDSFVGGMLWALIHDYPVREAFRVGVAAGAATVMSEGTDLCRREDVLMLYQHGEDALDSAGLTSPRSVQKSRQP from the coding sequence ATGACATCGATCCTCTGCGTGGCGCTCAACCCGTCCATCGACATCGCCAATGAGGCATCGAGAATACTTCCCACCAAGAAGGTCAGGACGCGCAACCAACGGCAGAACATAGGGGGCGGTGGCGTGAACGTCGCGCGCGTCCTCGCAGAGATGGGAGACACTTGCGATCTGCTGGTCATGGCGGGTGGCGCGACCGGCGAAGTCTTCCTCGACGCCGTCAAGAAGCTGCCCGTCAACCTCCACACCGTCAGAATTGCCGGCTCGACCCGGATCGCTTTCATGGTCAAGGACATGGAGACGGGGGAGGAGTTCCGTTTCGTTCCGGAGGGACCTGTGGTCTCCCCGGCGGAATGCGAAGAGGTTCGTCGGTTCCTGGAAACTGGTGCCTGGGATTACGTGGTGCTCAGCGGAAGCGTGCCGCGGGGGATGCCGAAGGATGAGTACGCGTCCATGGTGCGGCAGTTGGCCGGCCGCAATTGCAGGATCATCCTCGATACTTCTGGTCCGGCATTGAAGGCAGCGCTAGACGTGGGGGGGCTTTTCCTGATCAAGCCAAGCCTCGACGAACTCGAAGGAATCGTCGGGCGCAGCCTGAGCCTAGAGGAAGCAGTCAAGGTCTGCCAGGAATTCATCGCGAGAGGTTCTGTGCAACATGTCGCCGTGTCTCTGGCGCGAGAGGGCGCCGTGCTGGTCAGTGCGCAAGATCATCTCAAGCTACCCTCGTTCCAGGTGAAGGTGGGTTCGACGGTTGGTGCGGGCGACAGCTTCGTTGGTGGAATGCTCTGGGCGCTTATCCACGATTATCCGGTGCGGGAGGCTTTCCGGGTGGGTGTAGCCGCAGGAGCCGCGACCGTTATGAGCGAGGGCACGGACCTATGCCGCCGGGAGGACGTCCTCATGCTCTACCAGCATGGCGAAGACGCTCTCGACTCAGCTGGGCTAACCTCGCCAAGAAGCG
- a CDS encoding SDR family oxidoreductase encodes MDLQSRVALVTGAGSGIGRASAITLAAQGAKVGLLGHTRKDLEDTATEITSQGGQALVLEADVSDEAQMRSAAKRLIDAFDRLDIVVANAGINGVWAPIDTLQPDEWDQTIAVNLRGTYLTLHTTVPIMKAHGGGSIIIVSSINGNRTFSSPGATAYSATKAAQVAMTKQLALELGRHKIRINAVCPGKIDTEIDDNTSIRNPGRTAVPVEWPEGDIPLTEGKPGASMDVADVILFLASHRARHVTGVPIYVDGGQGLLR; translated from the coding sequence ATGGACCTGCAATCTCGCGTGGCCCTGGTGACGGGTGCCGGATCAGGAATAGGTCGTGCGTCAGCCATTACCCTTGCCGCTCAGGGGGCGAAGGTCGGCCTTCTCGGACACACGCGGAAGGATCTGGAAGACACTGCAACTGAAATCACCAGTCAGGGCGGGCAGGCCCTCGTGCTCGAGGCCGATGTTTCCGACGAGGCGCAGATGAGAAGCGCGGCAAAAAGGTTGATCGATGCTTTCGACCGTCTCGACATTGTTGTCGCCAATGCCGGCATCAACGGGGTGTGGGCACCCATCGACACTCTTCAGCCCGATGAATGGGATCAGACTATCGCTGTAAATCTGCGGGGCACGTATCTCACGCTCCACACCACCGTTCCCATCATGAAGGCGCACGGCGGCGGGTCGATCATCATCGTCTCCTCCATCAATGGCAACCGGACGTTCAGTTCGCCGGGCGCCACCGCCTATTCGGCCACCAAGGCCGCACAGGTCGCCATGACGAAGCAGCTGGCGCTCGAACTGGGCAGGCACAAGATACGGATCAATGCGGTCTGCCCCGGCAAGATCGACACCGAGATCGATGACAACACCAGCATTCGTAATCCCGGCAGGACGGCCGTTCCCGTAGAATGGCCGGAGGGCGACATCCCTCTGACCGAGGGCAAACCGGGCGCCTCCATGGATGTTGCTGACGTGATCCTGTTCCTCGCCTCGCACAGGGCGAGACATGTGACCGGCGTTCCGATCTACGTCGATGGCGGCCAAGGTCTGTTGCGATAA
- a CDS encoding GFA family protein, producing MIIRSGRCLCGEVTYSVKGPPLRVGLCHCSDCRKESGSSFVTFAVWPGHAFESSGDLAVFEGRGFCRTCGSRLFNPGAGEVEIRVGSLDMAPTDLEPTYEIWIKRREHWLPPIGTAEQFVEDRR from the coding sequence ATGATTATCCGTTCCGGACGCTGCCTCTGCGGCGAAGTCACCTACTCAGTGAAAGGTCCGCCGTTGAGGGTCGGCCTCTGCCACTGTAGCGACTGCCGGAAGGAGAGCGGCTCCAGTTTCGTGACATTTGCCGTATGGCCGGGGCACGCGTTCGAAAGCAGCGGCGACCTGGCCGTTTTTGAGGGCCGGGGCTTCTGTCGAACCTGCGGCTCGCGACTATTCAATCCGGGCGCGGGAGAAGTCGAGATCCGAGTTGGATCGCTTGATATGGCCCCTACGGATCTTGAGCCGACCTATGAGATCTGGATCAAGCGCCGTGAGCACTGGCTACCCCCCATCGGTACCGCAGAACAATTTGTCGAGGACCGGCGATGA
- the thiD gene encoding bifunctional hydroxymethylpyrimidine kinase/phosphomethylpyrimidine kinase, protein MIANILSIAGSDPSGGAGIQADLKTFAARSTYGMAVVTALTAQNTKGVYGVQVIPAGFVADQIRAVFDDVRVDAVKIGMIANAEIAETVADILSRQPGVPIVLDPVMIAKGGASLLAEQAVSALRDRLLPLATLLTPNLPEAAALLGEPEARDRQTMAEQAEALRALGARAVLVKGGHLPEDESPDVLADPAGLTWLEGRRFQTSNTHGTGCTLSSAIAAELGKGNDVVAAVRTAKLYLALAIHRSGELDVGSGHGPVHHLHATS, encoded by the coding sequence ATGATTGCGAACATTCTCTCCATTGCCGGATCCGACCCGTCCGGGGGAGCAGGCATACAGGCCGATTTGAAGACCTTCGCGGCTCGCAGCACCTATGGAATGGCGGTCGTGACCGCCCTCACCGCGCAGAACACGAAAGGCGTCTACGGCGTCCAGGTCATTCCAGCCGGCTTCGTTGCTGATCAGATCCGGGCAGTTTTCGACGACGTCCGCGTCGATGCCGTTAAGATCGGCATGATCGCAAATGCGGAAATCGCCGAGACCGTGGCCGACATCCTGTCCCGGCAGCCCGGTGTGCCGATCGTGCTTGACCCAGTGATGATTGCCAAAGGCGGCGCCTCGCTTCTCGCAGAACAGGCGGTCTCAGCGCTTCGGGATCGCCTCCTGCCGCTTGCCACGTTGCTGACGCCGAATCTCCCCGAAGCAGCCGCCCTTCTGGGAGAGCCAGAGGCGCGGGATCGCCAAACGATGGCTGAACAGGCGGAAGCGCTCAGAGCCCTCGGTGCCCGCGCCGTGCTAGTCAAGGGGGGCCATCTTCCGGAGGATGAAAGTCCCGACGTCCTTGCCGATCCCGCCGGCCTGACATGGCTTGAAGGGCGGCGGTTCCAGACGTCCAATACCCATGGGACAGGATGTACGCTATCCAGCGCGATTGCTGCCGAACTAGGCAAGGGTAATGATGTCGTGGCCGCCGTCCGAACGGCCAAGCTGTACCTCGCATTAGCGATCCATCGTTCCGGGGAACTCGATGTGGGGTCCGGTCATGGACCCGTGCACCATCTCCATGCCACCAGCTGA
- a CDS encoding HD domain-containing protein — protein MNSDVAHAREIAEAALAGRVKKGGEPLLEHVARVAASVADEIEQIIAWLHDVPENAPEWTLERLHQEGFAPAVLAAVDALTRREGESHADLVRRAAANPLARKVKLADLRDNLATAERTGGDGEKYRNGLRLLEA, from the coding sequence ATGAACTCCGATGTCGCACATGCACGCGAGATTGCGGAAGCGGCTCTTGCCGGCCGGGTGAAGAAGGGCGGCGAACCTCTGCTTGAGCATGTCGCCCGTGTTGCTGCATCCGTCGCCGACGAAATCGAGCAGATCATTGCCTGGCTCCACGACGTCCCTGAGAACGCCCCGGAATGGACACTCGAGCGTCTGCATCAGGAGGGATTCGCGCCAGCCGTTCTGGCGGCAGTGGACGCTCTGACCCGGAGGGAGGGAGAGTCCCACGCTGACTTGGTAAGAAGGGCAGCGGCAAATCCTCTGGCTCGGAAGGTTAAGCTCGCGGACCTGAGGGACAATCTGGCAACTGCCGAGCGCACCGGAGGCGACGGCGAAAAATATCGAAACGGGCTTCGGCTTCTGGAAGCGTGA